In Cotesia glomerata isolate CgM1 linkage group LG3, MPM_Cglom_v2.3, whole genome shotgun sequence, one genomic interval encodes:
- the LOC123261898 gene encoding ankyrin repeat and death domain-containing protein 1A-like: MGDLTRSSATKMKIPPPLNLSSDPDDDSYNQKSRILKNDLLLHEAVIKNEPETVKKVLEETVDVNSRNNYGRAPIHWAASRGNTEIIELLMKADCDIEAKDKFGMRPLHMAAWYGHLDAVKLLVDAGANVEAVNKKKYTLLMCGSRGSSSIVIEYLIKVMEFVNVEATDNTGATALHHAAISGHPDVIKALSRIPGIKFNVTDKKGQTPLHCACAEGHMEAVETLINMGSNLNDRDNDGYSPLHVATRMRNTGIVQILLNANANCNITDDNGLTSLHMAASQGCKGILESIIDYCPDVINKQCNIGNTPLHLACQNNQMDTIEILLKKKADINCLNLKLQTPIHMAAEMGHTDVCKLLLAAGANIEQREKSGRTPLYIAARGSFTAIVDMIIKTARLGCPDSTVNDEDGLVRKKFNEPRWSTISANCAAVISDHIRSILWKLAYKHLENGDWKKLALHWSFTHEQIQAIEHQYDGPSSYKEHGHRMLMIWTSSLSPDTQVHEQLYQALCAIDKKNTADSIRKKYEEKYQDEKEKSGSKSCHQCLVS, translated from the exons ATGGGTGACCTCACAAGATCCAGTGCCACCAAAATGAAAATTCCACCGCCTCTAAATTTGTCCTCAGATCCTGACGACGATTCATACAATCAAAAAAGTCGCA tattgaaAAACGATTTACTATTACACGAAGCTGTTATCAAAAACGAACCggaaactgtaaaaaaagtacTAGAAGAAACTGTCGACGTCAACTCACGTAATAAT TATGGCCGAGCTCCGATTCATTGGGCAGCCTCGAGAGGAAACACCGAAATAATAGAGCTGCTGATGAAGGCTGACTGTGACATTGAGGCGAAGGATAAa TTCGGAATGCGGCCCTTACACATGGCTGCTTGGTATGGCCACCTTGATGCTGTCAAACTGCTTGTTGATGCCGGTGCTAATGTTGAAGCTGTTAATaag AAAAAATACACACTCCTAATGTGTGGATCTCGAGGGAGCAGTAGTATagtaatagaatatttgataaaagtaATGGAGTTTGTAAATGTCGAGGCAACTGACAATACAGGCGCAACTGCTCTGCATCATGCCGCAATATCTGGGCATCCGGATGTAATAAAAGCACTGTCAAGGATCCCCGGCATTAAATTCAACGTGACAGATAAA AAAGGACAAACTCCCCTGCATTGTGCTTGCGCGGAAGGACACATGGAGGCAGTTGAAACTTTAATTAACATGGGATCTAATTTGAATGATCGTGACAACGATGGTTATAGTCCATTACACGTCGCTACACGGATGAGAAACACGGGAATCGTTCAGATACTTCTCAATGCTAATGCTAATTGCAATATTACGGATGACAATGGATTAACATCCTTGCACATGGCTGCCAGTCAAGGATGCAAGGGAATACTAGAATCTATTATCGATTACTGTCCTGATGTTATTAATAAACAGTGCAAT ATCGGAAACACGCCGTTGCATTTAGCGTgtcaaaataatcaaatggatactattgaaattttattgaaaaagaaaGCAGACATTAATTGTTTGAATCTG AAACTACAAACTCCAATACACATGGCTGCGGAAATGGGTCACACGGATGTTTGCAAACTCCTACTTGCTGCTGGAGCAAATATCGAGCAGAGAGAGaaa AGTGGGCGAACACCCCTGTACATCGCCGCAAGGGGCAGTTTTACGGCTATTGTTGATATGATTATCAAAACTGCCAGGCTAGGCTGCCCg GACAGCACTGTCAATGACGAAGATGGATTAGTAaggaaaaaattcaatgagCCGCGCTGGAGCACTATTAGCGCTAATTGCGCCGCAGTGATAAGCGACCATATACGTTCGATTTTATGGAAGCTGGCGTATAAGCACCTCGAAAACGGAGATTGGAAGAAACTTGCGCTTCATTGGTCATTTACGCACGAGCAAATTCAAGCTATTGAACATCAATATGATG GACCATCAAGTTACAAAGAGCACGGGCATAGAATGCTCATGATTTGGACCTCCAGTCTGTCACCTGATACTCAAGTACACGAACAACTGTATCAAGCTCTTTGtgctattgataaaaaaaatacagcaG ATTCAATCCGGAAAAAGTACGAAGAAAAATACCAGGacgaaaaagaaaaatctGGAAGCAAAAGTTGTCACCAATGTTTAGTATCTTAA